In one window of Danaus plexippus chromosome 7, MEX_DaPlex, whole genome shotgun sequence DNA:
- the LOC116770572 gene encoding N-alpha-acetyltransferase 30-like — protein sequence MNIDMNQIVEENVQNIKCNQKNASTKNKSKKAKDPIETTDEINKLNEDKLSDALVNTLHINNFSNLTNGTSDHSKDSVVHPNVEPVAHDAAPSDVKMNVNSVKCNDFDNHAVNNIEPLEIEKVMCSGLSENDSIENSDPSQTCKEEIEIISYESELQMPEIMRLIQKDLSEPYSIYTYRYFIHNWPKLCFLASHEGKCIGAIVCKLDMHRNAVKRGYIAMLAVDEKYRKKKIGSRLVQKAIRAMIDDNADEVVLETEITNKPALKLYENLGFVRDKRLFRYYLNGVDALRLKLWLR from the exons atgaaCATCGATATGAATCAAATCGTCGAagaaaatgtacaaaatataaagtgcAATCAGAAAAATGCAAGCACGAAAAACAAAAGCAAAAAGGCCAAAGATCCTATTGAAACGACTgatgaaattaacaaattgaATGAAGACAAATTGAGTGATGCGTTAGTAAATACTCTTCATATTAACAACTTTAGTAACCTAACAAATGGTACAAGTGATCATTCTAAAGATAGTGTTGTCCATCCTAATGTAGAACCTGTAGCACATGATGCAGCACCCAGCGACGttaaaatgaatgtaaataGTGTAAAGTGTAATGATTTTGATAATCATGCTGTTAACAACATTGAACCTTTGGAAATTGAGAAGGTTATGTGCAGTGGGTTGAGTGAAAATGATAGTATTGAAAACTCTGACCCTTCACAGACATGTAAAgaagaaattgaaattatatccTATGAATCTGAGCTACAAATGCCAGAAATAATGAGACTCATACAAAAGGATCTGTCTGAACCGTATTCTATCTACACTTATAGATATTTCATCCACAATTGGCCCAAGCTTTGTTTTTTAGCCAGTCATGAAGGAAAATGTATTGGTGCCATTGTGTGTAAATTAGATATGCATCGAAATGCTGTTAAAAGAGGATACATAGCTATGCTGGCTGTGGATGAAAAATATAGGAAAAAGAAGATTGGTTCTAGATTAGTGCAGAAAGCGATTAGG GCAATGATAGACGACAATGCTGATGAAGTTGTTTTAGAAACGGAAATCACGAACAAACCGGCACTGAAACTTTATGAAAATCTTGGTTTCGTAAGAGACAAACGCTTATTTCGATACTATCTCAATGGTGTAGATGCATTGCGGTTGAAATTATGGCTCAGGTGA
- the LOC116770571 gene encoding NEDD8-activating enzyme E1 regulatory subunit, translating into MASPSPKSPEQSEKNKQYDRQLRLWGDHGQKALEKGHICLINATALGTEILKSIVLPGVGAITLVDHNIVSDEDIGCNFFLENISQGLNRGAETLRLLLELNSSVQGHAVQEPPEQILQDNPDFFKSFSVVIATSLGEKTTQDLANHLWDIKVPFILCRSVGFLGSFRIQINEHPIIEVHPENEQIDLRLDVPFPTLAEYLNAFNIDDLDLKDHGHVPWIVILYKAIQKWQVTNENKWPISRKEKNEIKDIIRGFIRKDENSIPIEEENFEEALRAVNTALVPTFLPVNIKELIYSSSATNLTKDSSSFWIMCSALRAFIEAEGKGKLPLRGVLPDMTASTEHYVKLQSMYRTQAAIEAEIVYRKVQEIVAQLHCDSISDAEVKLFCRHAYDLHLIRGTNISSEYQMGTVASYIAGYLEEPDVMMVHYILLRAVDMFRSEHCRAPGEWEPEADISKLKTCVSKLLSDISCSPFPKDDHIHEMCRYGGAEIHSVSAFLGGCIAHEAIKIVTKQYKPVNNTFIYDGASTNSATFTF; encoded by the coding sequence ATGGCCTCTCCCTCTCCTAAATCGCCGGAACAAAGTGAAAAGAACAAACAGTACGACCGGCAACTGAGGCTTTGGGGAGATCACGGTCAAAAAGCTCTTGAAAAGGGTCATATTTGTCTCATAAATGCTACAGCACTTGGTACTGAAATATTGAAGTCAATAGTTCTTCCTGGAGTTGGAGCAATTACTCTTGTTGATCATAATATCGTTAGTGATGAAGATATTGGATGTAACTTtttcttagaaaatataagCCAAGGGCTTAATAGAGGAGCAGAAACGCTACGactattattagaattaaattcgTCTGTTCAAGGTCATGCAGTACAAGAGCCTCCTGAACAGATTCTGCAAGACAAcccagatttttttaaatcttttagtGTAGTTATTGCAACATCTCTAGGTGAGAAAACTACACAGGATTTAGCAAATCATTTATGGGACATTAAGgttccttttatattatgcaGATCTGTAGGATTTTTGGGTTCTTTTAGAATACAGATTAATGAGCACCCAATCATAGAAGTTCATCCTGAAAATGAACAGATTGATTTACGTTTAGATGTCCCATTTCCTACATTGGCTGAATATTTGAATGCATTTAATATAGATGATCTTGATTTAAAGGATCATGGACATGTTCCTTGGAttgttattctatataaagcaATCCAGAAATGGCAAGTTACAAATGAAAACAAGTGGCCGATCAGTAGGAAggagaaaaatgaaattaaagatattatcagAGGTTTTATTAGGAAGGATGAGAATAGTATACCTATTGAAGAGGAAAACTTTGAAGAAGCCTTAAGAGCCGTCAATACTGCATTGGTCCCAACATTTCTGCCCGTAAATATTAAGGAACTAATATACAGTAGTTCAGCAACAAACTTAACAAAAGACAGCTCATCATTTTGGATCATGTGTTCTGCTTTGAGAGCATTCATTGAAGCAGAAGGAAAAGGAAAGTTACCCCTCCGAGGTGTATTACCAGATATGACGGCTTCTACAGAACATTATGTGAAACTTCAAAGTATGTACAGAACTCAAGCTGCTATTGAAGCCGAGATAGTTTACCGTAAAGTTCAAGAAATAGTGGCACAATTACATTGTGATAGTATAAGTGATGCTgaagtaaaactattttgtagaCATGCGTATGATCTGCATTTGATAAGAGGCACTAATATATCATCTGAGTATCAAATGGGAACTGTGGCTTCATACATAGCAGGTTATTTAGAGGAACCAGATGTCATGATGgtacattatatactattacGGGCAGTGGACATGTTCAGATCTGAGCATTGCAGAGCACCAGGTGAATGGGAACCAGAAGCCgatatatctaaattaaaaacctgTGTCTCCAAACTATTAAGTGATATATCATGTTCACCATTCCCTAAAGACGACCATATTCATGAAATGTGTAGATATGGTGGAGCTGAAATTCACAGTGTCTCAGCCTTCCTAGGGGGTTGCATAGCCCATGAAGCAATCAAAATTGTAACAAAGCAGTATAAACctgttaataatacatttatttatgatggAGCCTCTACAAACTCAGCCacatttacattttag
- the LOC116770743 gene encoding transmembrane protein 185A isoform X1: protein MCLEMNLQTLFQDFNPSKFVVHTCLLIFTALLALKLDNTISWSYWAVFTPIWIWKFLVVLGATVGTYVWWQYPHFRLEGEAYIHYKAMLISLAIHLILLMFELLVCDQLTTNRHVWILVFIPLIFISIVSIAICIWCVKHDRSYELELFCAVNILQFIFLALRLDHFINWSWEVVFVPMWILMCLSLVGEWVLYSIMFAGILLRTPEVNVQQRRTSFNSALAYTFTVIPILVFQVLLTNKLDEWLSLSYIVVVSPLFVTFATLIIMSFSSKGGNKWWFGIRKDFCQFLLSVFPLLQEYANIAYNNNVNRQTNEQTSEYRDDDNISKDKKQKNQKKNEALKPIVPITSIDVPD, encoded by the exons ATGTGTTTGGAAATGAATTTACAGACCCTATTTCAAGATTTTAATCCGAG CAAATTCGTCGTTCACACTTGTTTACTGATATTCACCGCTCTTTTGGCCTTAAAGTTAGATAACACTATATCATGGTCCTACTGGGCAGTATTCACACCAATATGGATATGGAAATTCCTTGTTGTACTTGGTGCTACAGTAGGTACATATGTGTGGTGGCAGTACCCTCATTTCAG ATTGGAAGGTGAGGCATATATTCACTACAAGGCCATGTTAATAAGTCTTGCAATACATTTGATATTGCTCATGTTTGAACTTCTTGTATGTGACCAGTTGACAACTAATAGACATGTTTGGATATTGGTGTTCATACCGCTCATATTCATTAGCATAGTCTCAATAGCTATCTGTATATGGTGTGTTAAACACGATAGGAGTTATGAG ttgGAGTTGTTCTGTGCTGTTAATATActtcaatttatattcttgGCATTAAGATTGGATCATTTTATCAACTGGTCGTGGGAGGTTGTGTTTGTGCCTATGTGGATATTAATGTGTCTCAGCCTAGTAGGTgagt GGGTCCTATACAGCATAATGTTTGCTGGTATTCTGCTACGAACACCCGAAGTAAATGTTCAACAAAGGAGGACTAGTTTCAATTCAGCACTCGCGTACACTTTCACAGTTATACCGATATTGGTGTTTCAG gTGCTGTTGACAAATAAACTAGATGAATGGTTGTCCTTATCATATATTGTAGTTGTTAGCCCACTGTTTGTTACATTTGCTACACTTATTATAATGTCGTTTAGCTCCAAGGGGGgaaataaat GGTGGTTCGGTATACGTAAGGATTTCTGTCAATTCTTACTATCAGTGTTCCCGTTGCTGCAAGAATACGCGAACATAGCTTACAACAACAACGTGAACAGGCAGACTAACGAACAGACCTCGGAATATAGAGACGAtgataatattagtaaagACAAGAAACAGAAAAACCAAAAGAAAAACGAAGCTTTGAAACCAATTGTGCCTATCACAAGTATAGACGTGCCGGATTGA
- the LOC116770743 gene encoding transmembrane protein 185A isoform X2 translates to MCLEMNLQTLFQDFNPSKFVVHTCLLIFTALLALKLDNTISWSYWAVFTPIWIWKFLVVLGATVGTYVWWQYPHFRLEGEAYIHYKAMLISLAIHLILLMFELLVCDQLTTNRHVWILVFIPLIFISIVSIAICIWCVKHDRSYELELFCAVNILQFIFLALRLDHFINWSWEVVFVPMWILMCLSLVGVLYSIMFAGILLRTPEVNVQQRRTSFNSALAYTFTVIPILVFQVLLTNKLDEWLSLSYIVVVSPLFVTFATLIIMSFSSKGGNKWWFGIRKDFCQFLLSVFPLLQEYANIAYNNNVNRQTNEQTSEYRDDDNISKDKKQKNQKKNEALKPIVPITSIDVPD, encoded by the exons ATGTGTTTGGAAATGAATTTACAGACCCTATTTCAAGATTTTAATCCGAG CAAATTCGTCGTTCACACTTGTTTACTGATATTCACCGCTCTTTTGGCCTTAAAGTTAGATAACACTATATCATGGTCCTACTGGGCAGTATTCACACCAATATGGATATGGAAATTCCTTGTTGTACTTGGTGCTACAGTAGGTACATATGTGTGGTGGCAGTACCCTCATTTCAG ATTGGAAGGTGAGGCATATATTCACTACAAGGCCATGTTAATAAGTCTTGCAATACATTTGATATTGCTCATGTTTGAACTTCTTGTATGTGACCAGTTGACAACTAATAGACATGTTTGGATATTGGTGTTCATACCGCTCATATTCATTAGCATAGTCTCAATAGCTATCTGTATATGGTGTGTTAAACACGATAGGAGTTATGAG ttgGAGTTGTTCTGTGCTGTTAATATActtcaatttatattcttgGCATTAAGATTGGATCATTTTATCAACTGGTCGTGGGAGGTTGTGTTTGTGCCTATGTGGATATTAATGTGTCTCAGCCTAGTAG GGGTCCTATACAGCATAATGTTTGCTGGTATTCTGCTACGAACACCCGAAGTAAATGTTCAACAAAGGAGGACTAGTTTCAATTCAGCACTCGCGTACACTTTCACAGTTATACCGATATTGGTGTTTCAG gTGCTGTTGACAAATAAACTAGATGAATGGTTGTCCTTATCATATATTGTAGTTGTTAGCCCACTGTTTGTTACATTTGCTACACTTATTATAATGTCGTTTAGCTCCAAGGGGGgaaataaat GGTGGTTCGGTATACGTAAGGATTTCTGTCAATTCTTACTATCAGTGTTCCCGTTGCTGCAAGAATACGCGAACATAGCTTACAACAACAACGTGAACAGGCAGACTAACGAACAGACCTCGGAATATAGAGACGAtgataatattagtaaagACAAGAAACAGAAAAACCAAAAGAAAAACGAAGCTTTGAAACCAATTGTGCCTATCACAAGTATAGACGTGCCGGATTGA